The following coding sequences lie in one Pectobacterium sp. A5351 genomic window:
- a CDS encoding acyltransferase, translated as MIIHPLSDVQSKNIGSETRIWQFSVILKGAVIGRNCNICAHTLIENNVIVGDNVTIKSGVYLWDGVTIEDNVFIGPCVAFTNDKKPRSKIYPENFLRTTVKKNASIGANATILPGIVIGENSMIGAGAVVTKDVPDNAVVFGNPARIIKYIGNKND; from the coding sequence ATGATTATTCATCCGTTAAGTGATGTCCAATCAAAAAATATCGGAAGTGAAACTCGAATATGGCAATTTTCTGTAATATTAAAAGGCGCAGTGATCGGTCGGAATTGCAATATATGTGCTCATACATTAATAGAGAATAATGTTATTGTTGGTGATAATGTCACCATAAAGTCTGGTGTTTATTTATGGGATGGTGTCACCATTGAGGATAATGTTTTTATCGGCCCCTGTGTTGCTTTTACTAACGATAAAAAACCTCGTTCAAAAATTTATCCTGAAAATTTTCTAAGAACGACGGTAAAAAAGAATGCTTCTATTGGAGCAAATGCAACGATACTTCCAGGTATTGTGATTGGCGAAAATAGTATGATTGGGGCTGGTGCTGTTGTAACCAAAGATGTTCCTGATAATGCTGTCGTTTTCGGTAATCCAGCGCGAATTATTAAATATATTGGAAATAAAAATGATTAG
- a CDS encoding O-antigen translocase produces MKKLLSVTLLSGLLTLARMGSGFVIAKIVAIYTGPSGMAMLGQIQSMVASLNGIVNAPVSSGIVRYTAEFEKEGLDACAPWWKASLWWLVVILCILMPTCFLLGHELSNWLLNDSNYAWIIWIITASLPIAAIGTLVNSVINGYQQYRRFVALGAISTAFSCILMIMFIVSFGIKGALLAAAVQSGLIGLILIFSVLRQPWIKLGYWWGKTDKEHKKKIGSYVLMAATTALTAPIALIGIRNILISHVGWEAAGQWQAVWRISEVYLGVITVALSTYYLPKLSTLKGVKNIRNEINQTAKLIVPIAAVMALGVYFFRDLAISLLFTEEFRTARELFAIQLIGDVIKITSWLYAYPMLSRGATKWFVSTEIVFSITLVTLAYILVPLYSTEGANISYAINYFFYLLFVVIFFGRYSR; encoded by the coding sequence ATGAAAAAGTTACTTTCGGTAACCCTTCTTAGTGGGCTACTGACATTAGCGAGAATGGGAAGTGGATTTGTCATTGCCAAGATAGTTGCTATTTATACTGGTCCGTCTGGTATGGCTATGTTGGGACAGATTCAAAGTATGGTGGCAAGTCTTAATGGTATTGTTAATGCTCCTGTCAGTAGTGGAATTGTGCGCTATACCGCTGAGTTTGAGAAAGAAGGTCTAGATGCATGTGCGCCTTGGTGGAAAGCCAGCTTATGGTGGTTGGTTGTTATACTATGTATCTTGATGCCTACTTGTTTTTTATTGGGACATGAGCTTTCGAATTGGTTGCTCAATGATTCAAATTATGCTTGGATCATTTGGATCATCACGGCGTCATTACCTATTGCGGCTATTGGTACACTAGTTAATTCCGTAATTAATGGATACCAGCAATATCGACGCTTTGTTGCACTAGGCGCAATATCAACGGCCTTCTCATGCATATTAATGATAATGTTTATCGTTAGTTTTGGCATAAAAGGTGCTTTGTTGGCAGCAGCTGTTCAGTCAGGGCTCATTGGATTAATTCTTATTTTTAGTGTTCTACGCCAGCCTTGGATTAAACTAGGCTATTGGTGGGGGAAAACAGATAAAGAACATAAAAAGAAGATCGGTAGCTATGTGTTAATGGCGGCAACTACTGCTTTAACTGCGCCAATAGCTCTAATTGGGATTAGAAATATTCTAATTAGTCATGTTGGTTGGGAAGCTGCGGGGCAATGGCAAGCTGTTTGGCGGATCTCGGAAGTCTATCTTGGTGTTATTACTGTTGCTTTAAGTACTTATTATTTACCTAAATTGTCAACGCTAAAAGGTGTTAAAAATATTCGAAATGAGATTAACCAAACTGCAAAGTTAATAGTTCCTATTGCTGCAGTCATGGCGCTTGGTGTGTATTTTTTTAGGGATCTTGCAATCAGTTTACTTTTTACTGAGGAGTTTAGGACAGCCAGGGAATTATTTGCTATCCAACTTATTGGAGATGTAATAAAAATTACCAGTTGGCTGTATGCATATCCTATGTTATCCCGAGGTGCGACAAAGTGGTTTGTGTCAACTGAGATTGTTTTTTCTATTACCTTAGTTACCTTAGCTTATATACTTGTACCTTTGTATTCTACCGAAGGGGCAAATATCTCTTATGCTATTAACTATTTCTTTTACCTCTTATTTGTCGTGATTTTTTTTGGTCGTTACTCTCGCTAA
- a CDS encoding DegT/DnrJ/EryC1/StrS family aminotransferase, which produces MISFLDLKEVNAQYESELKDSFSRVLKSGWYIAGNELSAFEKQFSVYCGTKHTIGVANGLDALILTLRAWKELGKLKDGDEIIVQANTYIASVLAITENDLVPVLVEPNPVTYNLLPDTVRKAITPKTKAILPVHLYGQISPMDEIIAIAQEHKLLVLEDCAQAHGALLNGKKAGAWGDAAGFSFYPGKNLGALGDAGAITTNDDELADALKALRNYGSHKKYENLYQGVNSRLDELQAALLAVKLKYLDETNCRRLKIAKAYCTGIANSFISLPFFPEFVHEHVWHLFVIQCDNRDKLQQYLSGKGIQTLIHYPTPPHLQPAYRELGFREGSLPITESIHSKVLSLPMGPTLSDAEVQTVITVLNEYQG; this is translated from the coding sequence ATGATTAGTTTTCTTGATCTTAAAGAAGTCAATGCGCAATACGAGAGTGAACTGAAAGATAGTTTTTCTAGAGTATTAAAATCAGGATGGTATATTGCTGGAAATGAACTTTCTGCTTTTGAAAAGCAGTTTTCAGTTTATTGCGGGACTAAGCATACAATTGGTGTGGCTAATGGGTTAGATGCTCTAATTCTGACGCTTAGAGCATGGAAAGAGTTAGGGAAATTAAAAGATGGTGATGAAATTATTGTTCAAGCAAATACCTATATCGCATCTGTACTTGCCATCACCGAAAATGATTTAGTTCCTGTGCTAGTTGAACCAAATCCCGTAACCTACAATCTTTTACCTGATACTGTAAGAAAAGCCATTACGCCGAAAACTAAAGCTATTTTACCTGTCCATCTTTATGGTCAAATTAGCCCTATGGATGAAATTATAGCGATTGCTCAAGAACATAAACTTCTTGTTCTTGAGGATTGTGCTCAGGCTCATGGTGCTCTGCTCAATGGTAAGAAAGCGGGGGCGTGGGGTGATGCCGCAGGATTTAGTTTTTATCCTGGTAAGAACCTTGGTGCATTAGGCGATGCTGGCGCTATTACAACTAATGACGATGAATTGGCTGATGCGTTAAAAGCTCTGAGAAATTATGGTTCACATAAAAAATATGAAAATCTTTATCAAGGTGTAAATAGTCGACTTGATGAACTTCAGGCAGCGTTGTTGGCTGTGAAGTTAAAATATTTAGATGAGACTAACTGTAGAAGGCTGAAAATAGCTAAAGCTTACTGTACTGGTATTGCGAATAGCTTTATTTCATTACCTTTTTTTCCAGAGTTTGTTCATGAGCATGTATGGCACCTGTTCGTAATCCAGTGTGACAATCGAGATAAATTACAACAGTACCTTTCAGGGAAAGGAATTCAAACATTAATTCATTATCCCACGCCCCCACACCTTCAACCGGCTTATCGGGAATTAGGCTTCAGAGAAGGTTCTTTGCCCATTACTGAATCTATTCATAGTAAAGTATTAAGTTTGCCTATGGGGCCAACATTGTCTGATGCAGAAGTGCAAACAGTTATTACAGTACTAAATGAGTATCAGGGATGA
- a CDS encoding glycosyltransferase family 4 protein, with amino-acid sequence MTTIFFVHLFNDYSGSPRVLRDAIDAVQDECESDVHIISSATPGFLTEAGRYHVVPYRPHDNKYIQLARYIVSQAIMFVLLSYLLIKERLKGNSTIVLVNTLLPFGGTIAAKLLAHRTIVYIHETHIRPRVLMSFLSMIADWCADQALYVSRYVQQKVNLKKPLSHIVYNGLRCDFKVPNLQPMTKFEGKKVLFVGSLKTYKGIFTFVSLARRLPTVNFIALLNTSEMDFKRFQGEIIDIPNFSAYRSPENINDFFANAFMVVNLSNPTQWVETFGLTLLEGMSFGAPVIAPPYGGPVEFVNDEVGRLIDPGNLDEITTFISELSIDFQRWNTLSKNCFRHAAEFSSDSYKKNILNIIRQASK; translated from the coding sequence ATGACAACAATTTTCTTTGTACATTTATTCAATGATTATAGTGGTAGCCCCAGAGTATTGCGAGATGCAATCGATGCGGTACAAGATGAATGCGAAAGTGACGTCCATATTATCAGCAGCGCAACGCCTGGTTTTTTGACTGAAGCTGGCCGTTATCATGTGGTGCCATATCGTCCACATGATAATAAGTATATACAACTAGCTCGGTATATAGTTTCACAGGCTATTATGTTTGTATTACTCTCATATTTGCTGATAAAAGAACGTTTAAAAGGTAACAGTACTATTGTACTAGTTAACACGTTACTGCCGTTTGGTGGTACTATCGCGGCAAAATTATTAGCGCATCGAACTATAGTTTACATCCATGAAACACATATTCGTCCTCGCGTATTAATGTCATTTTTATCAATGATAGCTGATTGGTGCGCAGATCAAGCTTTGTATGTATCTCGTTATGTGCAGCAGAAGGTAAACCTAAAAAAACCACTAAGTCATATAGTCTACAATGGACTAAGATGCGATTTTAAAGTGCCTAATCTACAACCGATGACAAAGTTTGAGGGAAAAAAAGTTCTATTTGTAGGTTCGCTTAAGACTTATAAAGGTATTTTTACTTTTGTTTCATTAGCTAGGCGTTTACCTACTGTAAATTTTATTGCGTTGTTAAATACTTCTGAGATGGATTTTAAACGATTCCAAGGTGAAATAATAGATATACCCAATTTCTCTGCTTATCGCTCGCCTGAGAATATAAATGACTTTTTTGCTAATGCATTTATGGTTGTGAACTTGAGTAATCCAACCCAATGGGTTGAAACTTTTGGACTCACTTTACTTGAAGGAATGAGTTTCGGGGCTCCAGTAATCGCTCCGCCGTATGGTGGACCAGTTGAGTTTGTGAATGATGAGGTTGGACGCTTGATTGATCCTGGCAATTTGGATGAAATCACTACTTTTATTTCAGAGTTGTCGATTGATTTTCAACGTTGGAATACATTATCAAAAAACTGTTTTCGCCATGCTGCTGAATTCTCATCAGATAGCTATAAAAAAAATATTCTCAATATTATTCGACAGGCTTCAAAATAA
- the wzc gene encoding tyrosine-protein kinase Wzc, whose translation MAEKISGKTSETNADEIDLGRLLGTLLDHRWLVIGVTAIFTIIGILYATFSTPIYKADALIQVEQNAGNSLLKDISSVLPDAKPESAAEIELIKSRMVVGKTVNDLSLDIIAQQKYFPVFGKGFSRLMGEESGKIAVSRLEVPQSWEDETINLYVIDDQNYLVEAGDAIKFNGKVGQIEKNNGLSLLVSDINADEGTVFRIKKLNTITAINNILSSLTVADKGKDTGVLSLSYEGEDPELTNKVLNSISQNYLQQNVERKSEEAGKSLEFLKEQLPNVRLTLDEADNKLNNYRQKNESVDLSLEAKAVLDTMVSVESQLNELTFKEAEISKLYTKEHPAYRALMEKRKTLEEEREKINKRVGVMPKTQQEILRLTRDVNVGQEVYMQLLNKQQELSINKASTVGYVRIIDAAALQLKPVKPRKLVVIVFAMIAGLIISTIFVLLKTFLHKGIESPEQLEELGINVYASVPLSEWQQKKDRALLGKGKKGNTRSTELLAVGNPADLAIEAIRSLRTSLHFAMMEAKNNVLMISGASPAIGKTFVSANLGAVIAQSGQRVLIVDCDMRKGYAHELMGTHGTDGLSDILSGQCEATKSVRKTAVENMDFIPRGQIPPNPSELLMHSRFAEFIKWAGEHYDLVLLDTPPILAVTDAAIISRHAGTSLLVARFEVNTLKEIEVSVRRFEQNGTEIKGVILNAIVKRAASYYGYGNYNYYTYDYKSEKNS comes from the coding sequence ATGGCAGAGAAAATTTCAGGAAAAACGTCCGAAACGAACGCGGATGAGATCGATTTGGGTCGGTTATTAGGAACGTTGTTGGATCATCGTTGGTTAGTTATTGGTGTTACCGCAATTTTTACTATTATTGGTATTCTTTATGCGACTTTTTCGACTCCGATCTATAAAGCTGACGCATTGATTCAGGTTGAACAAAATGCAGGGAATTCTTTGCTGAAAGATATTTCTAGCGTGCTACCTGATGCTAAACCAGAATCGGCTGCTGAAATTGAGTTGATTAAATCGCGCATGGTAGTCGGTAAGACGGTTAACGATCTTTCTTTGGATATTATTGCTCAACAAAAATATTTCCCTGTTTTTGGTAAAGGTTTTTCTCGTTTAATGGGGGAGGAATCTGGCAAAATCGCAGTCTCGAGATTAGAAGTTCCTCAATCATGGGAGGATGAGACAATTAATCTTTATGTTATTGATGACCAAAATTATTTAGTCGAGGCGGGAGATGCTATAAAATTTAATGGAAAAGTTGGGCAGATAGAGAAAAATAATGGTCTTTCTTTGCTGGTTAGTGATATTAACGCGGATGAAGGAACTGTTTTTCGTATTAAGAAGCTAAACACAATTACGGCAATCAATAATATATTGAGTAGCCTAACAGTCGCTGATAAGGGTAAAGATACTGGGGTTCTATCTCTCAGTTATGAAGGTGAAGATCCAGAATTAACTAATAAGGTATTAAATAGTATCAGCCAAAATTATCTGCAGCAAAATGTTGAGCGTAAATCGGAGGAAGCAGGGAAAAGTCTGGAGTTTCTTAAAGAGCAACTTCCAAACGTACGGTTGACGCTTGATGAAGCGGATAATAAATTAAATAACTATAGGCAAAAGAATGAATCGGTTGATTTGTCACTAGAAGCTAAAGCGGTTCTGGATACGATGGTGTCAGTTGAATCTCAGCTTAACGAGTTAACATTTAAAGAAGCCGAAATATCAAAACTATACACCAAAGAGCACCCCGCCTATCGTGCGTTAATGGAAAAAAGAAAAACTCTGGAAGAAGAACGAGAAAAAATTAACAAGCGTGTAGGTGTGATGCCTAAAACACAGCAGGAAATATTGCGTTTAACGCGAGATGTTAATGTAGGGCAAGAAGTTTATATGCAACTGTTGAATAAACAACAGGAGCTCAGCATTAATAAAGCTAGCACTGTGGGCTATGTGCGAATTATTGATGCAGCAGCTTTGCAGCTTAAACCAGTGAAACCTCGAAAATTGGTTGTTATAGTATTCGCAATGATTGCCGGTTTGATAATATCAACGATATTTGTCCTATTGAAAACTTTTCTACACAAAGGAATTGAAAGTCCAGAACAACTGGAAGAACTGGGCATTAATGTTTATGCCAGTGTTCCTTTATCTGAATGGCAGCAGAAGAAAGACAGAGCGTTATTAGGAAAAGGCAAGAAAGGCAATACGCGCTCGACAGAGTTACTGGCTGTGGGAAATCCTGCTGATCTCGCCATTGAAGCTATAAGAAGTCTACGCACCAGTCTGCATTTCGCCATGATGGAAGCCAAAAACAATGTGCTGATGATCTCTGGTGCCAGCCCTGCGATTGGTAAAACATTCGTCAGTGCAAATCTCGGAGCTGTCATCGCTCAGTCTGGGCAGCGAGTACTCATTGTTGACTGTGATATGCGCAAAGGTTACGCCCATGAACTGATGGGTACTCATGGCACGGATGGTTTGTCGGACATTTTGTCTGGGCAGTGTGAAGCAACGAAAAGTGTGCGTAAAACTGCAGTGGAGAATATGGACTTTATCCCTCGTGGGCAAATCCCACCGAATCCTTCTGAACTATTGATGCATAGCCGTTTTGCTGAGTTTATCAAGTGGGCTGGAGAGCATTATGATTTGGTGCTGTTAGATACGCCGCCGATTCTGGCTGTGACAGATGCCGCCATTATTAGCCGCCATGCTGGTACATCTTTACTGGTAGCGCGTTTTGAAGTGAATACGCTGAAAGAAATAGAGGTAAGTGTTCGTCGCTTTGAGCAGAATGGTACGGAAATTAAAGGTGTTATTCTGAATGCGATTGTAAAACGTGCTGCTAGCTATTATGGATATGGAAATTATAATTATTATACTTATGACTATAAATCTGAGAAAAATAGTTAG
- a CDS encoding glycosyltransferase family 4 protein, protein MKILIPILGFGKSGGERVLSKLATELVNKNHDVIFIVPQNKAIPYYPTKAKIVTIKQVAHSNKYIQLILLIYHMRKCCKKLNPDIIIANFNITAYIVAFLPKKIKKFYYVQAYEVVFFKNKLLKFVAYMSYLLPLKKIVNNGFILPKRVNNYLSIVPAGIDTDIFYPNAKKQHRKKNTIGIIGRQEKHKGTSDIISALLKWDGRKNIHLNVAVYLSDVDKRKLESSGVEFSFFPISNDEELGTFYRKNDLMLAVGLVEDGAFHYPCAESMACGCIVISNYSPLVYTKSRFKIDTFNENMIIDKLNEFNQLTISEIENEVKMNSFEINKISWEKIGRKFNDALLD, encoded by the coding sequence TTGAAAATATTGATTCCAATTCTTGGTTTTGGTAAATCTGGTGGGGAGCGAGTTTTATCCAAGCTAGCAACAGAATTGGTGAATAAAAATCATGATGTTATTTTTATTGTCCCTCAAAATAAAGCCATTCCATATTATCCAACAAAAGCTAAGATAGTTACTATAAAACAGGTAGCCCATAGTAATAAATATATTCAGTTGATACTGTTAATATATCACATGCGAAAATGTTGCAAAAAATTGAATCCCGATATTATCATAGCTAATTTTAATATTACAGCCTACATAGTTGCCTTTTTACCCAAGAAAATAAAAAAATTTTACTATGTGCAAGCATATGAAGTTGTTTTTTTTAAAAATAAACTTCTTAAGTTTGTTGCTTATATGTCATACTTATTGCCATTAAAGAAAATTGTTAATAATGGTTTTATTTTACCAAAAAGAGTAAATAATTATTTATCTATAGTTCCTGCTGGTATTGATACAGATATTTTTTATCCCAATGCAAAAAAACAGCATAGAAAAAAAAATACAATAGGCATTATAGGCAGACAGGAAAAACATAAAGGAACATCAGATATTATTTCTGCATTGCTCAAGTGGGATGGGCGGAAAAATATTCATTTGAATGTGGCTGTATATTTAAGCGATGTAGATAAAAGGAAATTGGAAAGTAGTGGTGTCGAATTTTCTTTTTTCCCTATATCTAATGATGAAGAATTAGGAACGTTCTATCGCAAAAATGATCTGATGTTGGCTGTTGGTCTTGTTGAAGATGGAGCATTCCACTATCCATGTGCTGAGTCGATGGCCTGTGGATGTATTGTTATATCTAACTATTCGCCTTTGGTATATACGAAAAGTAGATTTAAAATAGATACCTTCAACGAAAATATGATAATCGATAAGTTAAATGAATTTAATCAGTTGACCATTTCAGAAATTGAAAATGAAGTTAAAATGAATTCTTTTGAAATAAATAAGATTTCTTGGGAAAAGATAGGGAGGAAATTCAATGATGCATTACTCGATTAG
- a CDS encoding EpsG family protein codes for MRRSDILKIPVISVLMLVLSCVAGTRFFGPDPDFSNYVDMLTYPNYIDRVVDLFFQFMVFLNTNLFPNYWVVFFIYAILGVSIKTIAIFKYSEHPGLSYCVYIMMFYLLHEYTQIRGGVAAGILLFSFYYIYIGDFKKFIASISIASLFHLSSLVVLPFYFFVRNYNLRSFFFVAIVAFLFAIFSYFSGDFVRSIVHAYMSANDSGINLGAVLDFNLLNKMNLSHFIIALICYFFYVKGMVFKQSELSVVYIKLLFVGVGSFYFFGALGLVATAYRISYIFLPVLIFIIPMLLYTIKPRVIPFVFIVLYLLINLLYLVDNVIWVNQ; via the coding sequence ATGAGAAGAAGTGATATATTAAAAATCCCTGTTATATCTGTATTAATGTTGGTTTTGTCATGTGTCGCTGGAACTAGATTTTTTGGTCCAGATCCTGACTTTTCAAATTATGTTGATATGCTTACTTATCCAAATTACATTGATAGGGTCGTTGATTTATTTTTTCAGTTCATGGTTTTCTTGAATACTAATCTTTTTCCTAATTATTGGGTTGTCTTTTTTATTTATGCAATATTAGGTGTTTCGATAAAAACCATTGCTATATTTAAGTATTCAGAGCATCCAGGTTTGAGCTACTGTGTTTATATAATGATGTTTTACTTGCTTCATGAATATACACAGATTCGCGGTGGTGTAGCTGCTGGTATTTTATTATTCTCTTTTTATTATATTTACATAGGGGATTTTAAAAAATTTATAGCATCAATTTCTATTGCAAGTTTATTCCATTTATCTTCTTTAGTTGTACTTCCTTTTTATTTTTTTGTGCGTAATTACAACCTCCGTTCTTTTTTCTTTGTAGCGATTGTTGCTTTTTTATTTGCTATTTTCTCCTATTTTTCCGGAGACTTTGTAAGATCTATTGTCCATGCTTATATGTCAGCTAATGATAGTGGAATTAATTTAGGAGCGGTTCTTGATTTTAATTTGTTAAATAAAATGAACCTGTCGCATTTTATCATTGCACTGATATGTTACTTCTTTTATGTAAAGGGAATGGTTTTTAAGCAGAGTGAGTTGTCAGTTGTATATATAAAATTATTGTTTGTTGGTGTTGGCTCGTTTTATTTCTTTGGAGCTTTGGGGTTGGTTGCTACAGCATATAGAATCAGTTATATATTCCTGCCTGTGCTTATTTTCATTATTCCGATGCTACTCTATACAATAAAGCCAAGAGTTATACCTTTCGTTTTTATTGTGTTGTATCTTTTAATAAATCTATTATATCTTGTGGATAATGTGATTTGGGTAAATCAATGA
- a CDS encoding sugar 3,4-ketoisomerase, producing the protein MQVKVIQLQTHGDDRGALVALEQEKNIPFEIKRVYYLFKTKEGVRRGFHAHKTLKQVAIAVRGSCRFLLDDGNEKVELVLDNPAQGIVIDPHFWHEMYDFSEDCVLMVLADQPYDESDYIRDYDVFLDRIKSNDYSSVK; encoded by the coding sequence ATGCAAGTAAAAGTCATACAACTGCAAACACACGGTGACGACCGTGGTGCATTAGTTGCGCTAGAGCAAGAAAAAAACATTCCATTTGAAATTAAGCGTGTGTACTACTTGTTTAAAACTAAAGAGGGCGTTCGCAGAGGGTTTCATGCCCATAAAACCTTAAAACAAGTAGCTATTGCTGTTCGTGGTTCATGTCGATTTTTATTAGATGACGGGAATGAAAAAGTTGAATTAGTATTAGACAACCCAGCACAAGGAATAGTTATTGATCCCCATTTTTGGCATGAAATGTATGATTTTTCTGAAGACTGTGTGTTAATGGTATTAGCCGATCAGCCTTATGATGAGTCAGACTATATTCGCGATTATGATGTTTTCTTGGATAGGATAAAATCTAATGATTATTCATCCGTTAAGTGA